The following are encoded together in the Balneola sp. genome:
- a CDS encoding efflux transporter periplasmic adaptor subunit — protein sequence MGMDLVPVYADGASSSEGMISINPVVVQNMNVRTAKVQQKDLSTVVRAVGKVDYDEQKLFTVSPKISGWVEQLYVDYTGKMVQRGQPLFSIYSPELVTTQREYLLALKTQKKVASSSFETIRSGGSSLLDATRQRLEYWDIPDSEIKQLEQSGEVKKAITLKSPASGIVLHKNAIEGEYIKASTPAYKIADLSTIWVQTSVYDYEVPWIEEGQPAQMELSYQPGKTYEGIVAYVYPTLDQKTRTVQVRLEFSNPNLELKPGMFANVRIQTRPKKNVTVIPNEAIIRTGERNIVFVAKGDGAFEPREVTLGMEGGERNNEIEILEGVKPGEEIVTSAQFLFDSESRLQEAIQKMLQQKQDTSDMENMDMTGGEMNHDETQVDTIDHSDMDMTGGEMNHDEMPADTTDHSTMNM from the coding sequence ATGGGTATGGACCTGGTTCCGGTATATGCCGATGGAGCAAGCAGCTCGGAAGGGATGATATCAATAAATCCCGTGGTGGTACAAAATATGAATGTTCGAACGGCCAAAGTTCAGCAAAAAGATTTATCAACAGTCGTCCGTGCCGTTGGGAAAGTCGATTACGATGAACAAAAACTTTTTACTGTAAGTCCAAAAATTTCAGGTTGGGTTGAGCAGCTTTACGTGGATTATACAGGTAAAATGGTGCAACGGGGGCAACCGCTATTCAGTATCTACTCTCCTGAGTTGGTGACCACTCAGAGAGAATACCTGTTGGCTCTAAAAACCCAGAAAAAGGTAGCCTCCAGCAGTTTTGAAACCATCCGTTCTGGAGGAAGTAGCCTACTTGATGCTACACGCCAACGGCTAGAATATTGGGACATTCCTGATTCAGAAATAAAACAACTGGAACAAAGTGGGGAAGTCAAGAAAGCTATTACGCTAAAATCGCCTGCCTCTGGAATAGTGCTTCATAAAAATGCCATAGAAGGCGAGTATATAAAAGCGAGTACACCTGCGTATAAAATAGCAGATCTTTCAACCATTTGGGTGCAAACAAGCGTGTACGACTACGAGGTACCCTGGATTGAAGAGGGACAACCTGCACAAATGGAACTTTCCTATCAACCGGGTAAAACCTATGAAGGAATCGTTGCCTATGTATACCCCACCCTGGACCAGAAAACCCGAACCGTTCAGGTGCGGCTGGAATTTTCCAACCCTAATCTTGAACTAAAGCCGGGGATGTTTGCCAATGTCCGTATCCAAACGCGCCCTAAGAAAAACGTAACAGTTATTCCTAATGAAGCTATCATCAGAACCGGGGAACGTAATATCGTTTTTGTTGCCAAAGGAGACGGGGCGTTTGAGCCTCGCGAAGTAACCTTGGGTATGGAAGGCGGTGAACGAAACAATGAAATTGAAATATTGGAAGGCGTCAAACCGGGTGAAGAAATTGTTACTTCTGCTCAGTTCCTTTTCGATAGTGAAAGCAGGTTGCAGGAAGCGATTCAAAAAATGCTACAGCAAAAGCAAGATACCTCTGATATGGAGAATATGGACATGACCGGTGGCGAAATGAACCACGATGAGACACAAGTCGACACTATTGATCATTCAGATATGGATATGACCGGCGGGGAAATGAATCATGATGAAATGCCAGCCGACACTACCGACCATTCAACTATGAATATGTGA
- a CDS encoding SAM-dependent methyltransferase, with translation MELHDFSTKKISQQTEHTRKRYNVSSVVYDLMEWPVEWIWYNKWRKLLWKKVEGPNVLEIGIGTGKNISYYPKNIQVNGIDLSPKMLERAKTVLSNYPNERVRLQVMDVQNLDFPDNYFDEVVATFVFCSVPDPILGLKEALRVTKPGGKHHLLEHMRSRNPLFSSMMVKLDGPIHYLSGVHIARQTVENVEAAGWKIEQVKDLTMGGIFKRIKATKSH, from the coding sequence ATGGAACTTCACGATTTTAGTACGAAAAAAATTTCCCAACAAACCGAACATACCCGAAAACGCTATAACGTCAGTTCGGTGGTGTATGACCTTATGGAATGGCCGGTTGAGTGGATATGGTATAACAAATGGCGCAAACTGCTTTGGAAAAAGGTAGAAGGCCCAAATGTGCTTGAAATAGGCATAGGTACGGGAAAGAACATATCTTACTACCCAAAAAATATTCAGGTCAATGGTATTGATCTCTCTCCCAAAATGCTGGAGCGGGCAAAGACGGTGCTTTCCAATTATCCAAATGAACGTGTCAGGCTTCAAGTAATGGATGTCCAAAATTTGGACTTTCCTGACAATTATTTTGACGAAGTGGTGGCCACTTTTGTTTTTTGCTCAGTGCCCGATCCCATATTGGGTTTGAAAGAAGCCCTACGAGTCACAAAACCGGGAGGTAAACACCATCTACTGGAACATATGCGCTCTCGGAATCCGTTATTTAGTTCAATGATGGTTAAGCTGGATGGCCCTATTCACTATCTGAGTGGTGTCCATATTGCCCGCCAAACGGTGGAAAATGTGGAAGCTGCGGGATGGAAAATAGAACAAGTAAAAGATTTGACTATGGGAGGAATTTTTAAACGGATCAAAGCTACCAAATCCCACTAA
- a CDS encoding copper resistance protein CopA — MSKDSKTISRRKFLRYTASLGAVAGISSILPAYAFNNFNIEKEVLTPSGPKNTLNLTIESIPIEIDGKKSKAIGINGKVPSPLIRLKEGEEVLLRVTNKLDEDTSIHWHGIILPFQMDGVPGVSFDGIKPGETFEYKYPVKQNGTYWYHSHSKLQEQLGHYGPMIIDPANEDPVEFDREYPVILSDWTFESPYKVLSKLKKAEGYYNYQQRDLGEFFQDVKKDGFGDAMRNYLSFAKMRMSATDLADITGATYTYLMNGMGPDSNWNALFNKNEKVRLRFINASAGSMFDVRIPGLKMTVVQADGQNVEPTPVDEFRIGIAETYDVIVEPNEEKPFTIFAESLDRSGYARGTLAPREGMEAPVPELRPRPERSMKDMGMKMDMAGMDMDGSMNMEGMGHDGHGDMKMDHSGMSMTNKAAEPVKHGPDHHGIGAAAIANYQFDRLDEPGIGLGKDGRKVLVYRDLKSLEPNIDKRQPEREVELHLTGNMERYMWSFDGKEFHEVDGPIEFQHNERLRLTLVNDTMMEHPIHLHGMWMELENGNGNYNPRKHTLLVQPAQRISALVTPRDKGRWAFHCHILYHMEMGMFRVVQVSDEDGGIYE, encoded by the coding sequence ATGAGTAAAGATTCGAAAACTATATCCCGCCGAAAATTCCTTCGCTATACTGCTTCTCTGGGGGCAGTAGCAGGTATCAGTTCCATTCTTCCTGCTTATGCCTTCAACAATTTTAATATTGAAAAAGAAGTACTGACTCCTTCAGGCCCTAAAAATACACTTAATCTAACTATTGAATCTATCCCTATTGAAATAGATGGTAAAAAATCAAAAGCAATAGGGATTAATGGTAAAGTTCCAAGCCCGCTAATCCGCTTAAAAGAAGGAGAAGAGGTTCTCTTGCGTGTTACGAATAAATTGGATGAAGATACTTCCATTCACTGGCATGGCATTATTTTACCGTTTCAGATGGATGGCGTTCCCGGAGTAAGTTTTGATGGAATTAAGCCCGGAGAGACTTTTGAATACAAATATCCTGTTAAACAGAATGGAACGTATTGGTATCACAGCCATTCAAAATTACAGGAACAACTGGGGCATTATGGACCAATGATTATTGACCCGGCCAATGAAGACCCGGTTGAATTTGACCGTGAATACCCCGTTATACTTTCTGACTGGACGTTTGAAAGTCCTTATAAAGTGCTAAGTAAGCTTAAAAAAGCTGAGGGTTACTATAACTACCAACAACGGGATTTAGGCGAATTCTTCCAAGATGTGAAAAAAGATGGTTTTGGCGATGCAATGAGGAATTACCTTTCATTCGCTAAAATGAGAATGAGTGCTACCGACCTCGCTGATATTACAGGGGCTACCTATACTTACTTAATGAACGGGATGGGGCCGGATTCAAATTGGAATGCCTTGTTCAACAAAAATGAAAAAGTTCGATTACGTTTTATAAATGCTTCAGCCGGCTCCATGTTTGATGTACGCATTCCCGGACTTAAGATGACTGTTGTGCAAGCTGATGGCCAAAATGTTGAGCCCACCCCCGTGGATGAATTCCGTATCGGCATCGCTGAAACTTATGATGTGATCGTCGAACCCAATGAAGAAAAACCATTTACTATATTTGCTGAATCGTTGGATCGAAGTGGCTATGCACGTGGTACTCTGGCGCCCCGCGAAGGGATGGAAGCCCCTGTGCCCGAGCTACGGCCACGTCCTGAACGCAGCATGAAAGACATGGGAATGAAAATGGATATGGCCGGCATGGATATGGATGGTAGCATGAACATGGAAGGCATGGGCCATGATGGACACGGGGATATGAAGATGGATCACAGTGGCATGTCGATGACCAACAAAGCAGCTGAACCTGTTAAACACGGCCCGGACCACCATGGTATTGGTGCCGCGGCTATCGCCAACTACCAGTTTGACCGACTGGATGAACCTGGCATCGGGCTTGGTAAGGATGGGCGAAAAGTGCTGGTATATAGGGATCTTAAAAGTCTTGAACCAAATATAGATAAGCGTCAGCCTGAACGGGAAGTAGAATTGCATCTGACCGGAAACATGGAGCGCTACATGTGGTCGTTTGATGGAAAAGAATTCCATGAAGTTGATGGGCCTATTGAATTCCAACATAATGAACGCCTGCGATTAACATTGGTCAACGACACTATGATGGAACATCCAATTCACTTACATGGTATGTGGATGGAACTGGAAAATGGAAATGGAAACTATAATCCGAGAAAACACACGCTATTAGTACAACCAGCTCAAAGGATTTCAGCCCTAGTAACTCCACGCGATAAAGGGCGTTGGGCCTTCCACTGCCATATTCTGTATCACATGGAAATGGGAATGTTTAGGGTGGTTCAAGTAAGCGATGAAGATGGAGGTATTTACGAATGA
- a CDS encoding metal-binding protein, which yields MKKYKKPILYLSIIIISGITIWAFAKKYNRISESINSDLPEVVMYKNPQCTCCDRWASYLRKQGYPVSVNISSEMISIKETNNMPLNLASCHTAFVDDYIVEGHVPVEDINRMLEERPDAVGIAAPGMPAASPGMDIDTDDSYEVRLFDQEGNSILYATH from the coding sequence ATGAAGAAGTATAAAAAACCAATTCTTTATCTAAGTATTATCATCATTTCAGGTATTACAATATGGGCTTTCGCTAAAAAGTATAATCGGATTTCTGAGTCTATTAATTCGGATCTACCTGAAGTAGTCATGTACAAGAACCCACAATGTACTTGTTGTGATAGATGGGCCAGTTATCTTAGAAAACAGGGCTATCCTGTATCAGTGAACATTTCAAGCGAAATGATATCGATTAAAGAAACTAATAATATGCCTTTAAATCTGGCATCCTGCCATACTGCTTTTGTCGATGACTATATTGTGGAAGGTCATGTTCCTGTGGAGGACATCAATAGAATGCTTGAAGAACGACCTGACGCTGTAGGTATCGCTGCACCTGGTATGCCTGCTGCCTCTCCCGGGATGGATATAGATACAGATGATTCATACGAGGTCAGGCTTTTTGATCAAGAAGGCAACTCAATTTTATATGCAACTCATTAA
- a CDS encoding copper resistance protein CopB — protein MNLTIKKIRPTLALALFMCSLLLGTNSVIAQKAPPFSNDIMPDNKTYFFFQADRFEYYSIGDPSPIVWDVQGYLGTDINKFWYKAEGEALTSEKEGEMEFQGLYSRAITSYFDIQAGLRYDLAYNSIENNTRGFAVVGIQGLAPYLFEVDGSLQLSEDGDISATFEGEIDLLITQRLIAQPRFATNLALQEVEEWGVGSGINNVQLGFRLRYEIRREFAPYVGISWNQKLGSTADFARLEGGEVSTLGVVGGVRMWF, from the coding sequence ATGAATTTAACTATTAAAAAAATTCGACCAACATTAGCATTAGCTCTTTTTATGTGTTCATTATTATTGGGGACAAATTCGGTAATTGCCCAAAAAGCCCCTCCATTTAGTAATGATATCATGCCGGATAATAAAACCTACTTCTTTTTCCAAGCTGATCGCTTTGAATATTATTCAATTGGGGATCCAAGTCCGATTGTGTGGGATGTCCAGGGTTATCTCGGTACAGACATCAATAAATTTTGGTATAAAGCTGAAGGCGAAGCGCTGACTTCTGAAAAAGAAGGAGAAATGGAATTCCAGGGTTTATATAGCCGTGCAATAACCTCCTATTTTGACATTCAGGCCGGTTTAAGATATGACCTTGCCTATAACTCTATCGAAAATAATACCCGTGGATTTGCGGTTGTTGGAATTCAAGGTCTTGCTCCCTACTTATTCGAAGTGGATGGAAGTCTTCAACTTAGTGAAGATGGAGATATATCAGCAACTTTTGAAGGAGAAATAGACTTGCTTATTACACAAAGATTGATTGCACAACCTCGTTTCGCTACTAATTTGGCCTTGCAGGAAGTTGAAGAATGGGGAGTCGGTTCTGGTATTAATAATGTTCAGCTTGGTTTTAGACTCAGGTATGAGATCCGACGTGAGTTTGCTCCTTATGTGGGTATATCGTGGAACCAAAAACTTGGTAGCACCGCTGACTTTGCCCGTCTGGAAGGTGGTGAGGTCAGCACCTTGGGCGTTGTGGGAGGCGTAAGGATGTGGTTTTAA
- a CDS encoding DUF4440 domain-containing protein yields the protein MNKIFTLTLVLISISMTALAQQSEEQSVSKILGDFENAIVENNSEVASKLLHDDVVILEGNNSETKEQYLSHHFHSDGRFLSAMNRELISEQITIEGNVAWVSSQTKMIGTYNEREIDRTSLELAVLKKEKGEWKIIALHWS from the coding sequence ATGAATAAAATATTTACTCTTACATTAGTGCTAATTAGCATTTCCATGACAGCCCTGGCTCAACAGTCAGAAGAACAATCTGTTAGTAAAATACTGGGCGACTTCGAAAATGCCATTGTTGAAAATAACTCGGAAGTTGCTTCCAAATTACTTCATGATGATGTAGTCATTCTGGAAGGAAACAACAGTGAAACAAAAGAACAGTACCTTTCTCACCACTTTCATTCAGATGGTAGGTTTCTAAGTGCGATGAATCGTGAATTAATTTCTGAACAAATAACCATCGAAGGTAATGTAGCCTGGGTATCGTCCCAAACAAAAATGATCGGGACCTATAATGAACGAGAAATTGACCGAACCAGTCTCGAGTTAGCAGTTCTGAAGAAAGAAAAGGGAGAATGGAAAATTATTGCTTTGCATTGGTCCTGA
- a CDS encoding DNA-binding response regulator — MWILLVEDEKQLANSLKRGLEEEGYVVEVQHDGEEAELQGLVNDYDMVVLDWRLPHRDGKEILEHWRKENRNFPVLMLTALGDLDHKVSGLDAGADDYMGKPFSFDELLARIRALSRRSADISNTEIVKIGPIEVDARKHTVTVGGMSLTLRQKEFVLLELLMTHLGTVFSKTQIAERVWGSAYYVSDNTIEATISTLRQKLSDIFEDLDDYKLRKNDQIIETIRGAGYRFNFDLFKNYKE, encoded by the coding sequence ATGTGGATACTATTAGTTGAAGACGAAAAGCAGCTTGCAAACTCACTAAAAAGAGGCTTGGAGGAAGAAGGATACGTAGTAGAAGTACAGCACGACGGCGAGGAGGCAGAGCTGCAAGGGTTGGTGAATGATTACGATATGGTGGTTTTAGACTGGAGACTGCCTCATCGAGACGGAAAAGAGATTTTGGAACACTGGCGCAAAGAAAACAGGAACTTCCCGGTGTTAATGCTCACAGCGCTGGGCGATCTTGACCATAAAGTATCTGGCTTGGATGCCGGGGCCGATGATTATATGGGCAAGCCCTTTTCTTTTGATGAACTTCTGGCGCGAATTAGAGCATTATCCCGACGGTCTGCCGATATTTCAAATACCGAAATAGTTAAAATTGGGCCCATCGAAGTTGACGCACGAAAACATACTGTAACGGTTGGAGGAATGTCTCTGACTTTGAGACAAAAAGAGTTTGTTTTGCTTGAGTTGTTAATGACCCATTTGGGTACCGTATTCTCAAAAACTCAAATTGCAGAGAGGGTGTGGGGATCGGCCTATTATGTGTCTGATAACACAATAGAAGCTACTATATCAACCCTGCGCCAAAAACTAAGCGACATTTTTGAGGATCTTGATGATTATAAACTTAGAAAAAATGATCAGATCATAGAAACCATACGGGGAGCAGGCTACCGATTTAACTTTGACTTATTTAAAAATTACAAGGAATAA
- a CDS encoding two-component sensor histidine kinase, whose amino-acid sequence MKPSFSFYNELSISKKLALWYGLSLFLMLSLFGYFLYETFHQSIHHNYDRHLLFEAEQLLPNIQAEDSLSIDLTGYSRNEALRGGVEYGTYVRLYDQKGNLVYNSPNFSGVEEPLKRQIPKEPQENSFSSEWQSLPARTLYYPIKDNNGSLSGWLELTGFEWTLHEELTRFRQYLFFLIAISVAFSILGGYWLSKKALSPVAAIIDAAKSITATDLDMRIPVNYQVRDELTDLAETFNIMLNRLQQGFEREKRFSSDASHELMTPLSSLQSEAEIMLRKPRSIEEYRETIERMLVEVRRMSEMVHLLLQLSRVESVHRAKPDTVNFSRIAEVVAGKYWDDAQEKNIDVHSQIDPNLDVRAHAAYIEEVINNLLENALKYTPAGGSINLELKQSSNKAVLHLSDTGVGFDGDTRDRLFERFYRDTQQEVQNQPGSGLGLPLVKAIVELYSGKIRAYSDGPGKGSTFVVELPLVKEQKT is encoded by the coding sequence ATGAAGCCATCCTTTTCATTTTACAATGAGCTTTCCATATCAAAGAAGCTGGCTTTATGGTATGGATTAAGTTTATTTTTGATGCTTAGTTTGTTTGGATATTTTTTATATGAAACGTTTCATCAATCGATCCACCATAATTATGATCGTCACCTGCTGTTTGAGGCCGAACAGCTGCTTCCAAATATTCAAGCTGAAGATTCACTTTCCATTGATTTGACAGGGTACAGCAGGAATGAAGCACTTAGAGGCGGTGTGGAGTATGGTACGTATGTTCGATTATACGATCAAAAGGGCAATCTCGTTTATAATAGTCCAAACTTCTCTGGTGTTGAAGAACCACTTAAACGCCAGATACCCAAAGAACCACAGGAAAATTCTTTCAGCAGTGAGTGGCAGTCATTACCTGCTCGTACACTTTACTATCCAATAAAAGACAACAACGGAAGTCTGAGCGGCTGGCTGGAACTCACTGGTTTTGAATGGACCCTCCATGAAGAATTAACCAGGTTCAGGCAGTATTTGTTTTTTCTCATAGCGATAAGTGTTGCTTTTTCTATACTCGGGGGATACTGGCTGTCAAAAAAAGCGTTGTCCCCGGTAGCAGCTATCATCGACGCAGCAAAATCCATTACAGCCACTGATCTGGATATGCGAATACCTGTAAATTATCAGGTCCGAGACGAGCTTACTGACCTGGCAGAAACCTTTAATATAATGCTCAATCGACTTCAGCAAGGTTTTGAACGAGAAAAAAGATTTTCTTCTGATGCCTCTCACGAACTTATGACCCCCCTCTCCTCCCTGCAAAGTGAGGCCGAAATCATGCTTAGAAAACCCAGATCAATCGAAGAGTACCGGGAAACGATTGAGCGAATGCTGGTGGAAGTGAGACGAATGAGTGAAATGGTACACTTGCTCCTTCAACTTTCGAGGGTGGAGTCGGTCCACCGAGCAAAGCCAGATACCGTTAATTTTAGTCGCATTGCGGAAGTGGTGGCGGGCAAATACTGGGATGATGCCCAAGAGAAGAATATAGATGTTCACTCGCAGATTGATCCCAATCTGGATGTCCGGGCACATGCAGCATATATCGAGGAGGTTATCAACAACTTGCTGGAAAATGCCTTGAAATATACTCCTGCTGGAGGCTCCATTAATCTGGAACTTAAACAATCCAGCAATAAAGCCGTACTTCACCTAAGTGATACCGGTGTCGGGTTTGATGGTGATACCAGGGACCGCCTGTTTGAACGATTTTACCGTGATACGCAGCAGGAAGTACAAAATCAGCCCGGAAGCGGTTTGGGCCTTCCACTGGTTAAAGCGATAGTTGAATTATATAGCGGTAAAATAAGGGCATACAGCGATGGCCCCGGTAAAGGGAGCACCTTTGTGGTGGAACTTCCATTAGTAAAAGAACAAAAAACTTAG
- a CDS encoding CusA/CzcA family heavy metal efflux RND transporter has translation MLQKIIELSVNNRFMVIIASILILAGGTYVMYQTPVDAIPDLSDVQVIVFTKYPGQAPQVVEDQVTYPLTTTMMSVPKSKVVRGYSFFGLSFIYIIFEDDTDMYWARSRVLEYLNTAGSSLPEGVTPTLGPDATGVGWVYEYVLDGGDQYDLQQLRSIQDWFLKYELLSVDGVAEVASVGGHVKQYQVEVDPDKLLAYDIPLSKVKMAIKRSNNDVGGRLVEMSETEFMVRGKGYIQSVADVENVPIGTDGNGTPILVRNVANVHLGPDLRRGVAEWNGEGEAVGGVVIMRFGENALQTIENVKAKLKELESGLPEGVTIKTAYDRSNLIKRAIEFLQDKLLEESIFVAIIVIIFLLHFRSSLVIIISLPMGILAAFLVMYFQGINANIMSLGGIAIAIGVMVDAAIVMVENVHKHLEQDRGKKDHWRIVIDASKEVGPALFFSLLIITVSFFPIFALEGQEGRLFKPLAFTKTYAMAAAALLSVTLVPVLMGYLIRGKIQPEHKNPITRFLIWIYRPVINFVLRFKWTTVFASVVILGLTIIPLNRLGSEFMPPIEEGDLLYMPTTDPGISITKAKELLQQTDKIIATFPEVESVFGKAGRAQTSTDPAPLSMFETIIQLKPEDEWREGMTIDKLKQEMDAAIKIPGLTNAWTMPIKTRIDMLSTGIKTPIGIKVTGPDLQTLSDLSSDIASVVRDVPGTLSVFADKTTGGNYLDFNIDRKEAARYGLTTGDVQDVIQSAIGGMNVTETVEGLERYPVNVRYARETRENLTDLGRVLIPTPSGAQIPIEYVADLQIRKDAPVIKTENARYSSWIYVDLTTSDLGNYVNQARQTVEERLDMPSGYSLTWSGQYEYMERAKKRLQVVVPITLLIIFLLLYFNFKNLQESIIVLLTLPFSLVGSFWLMYILGYNLSVAVGVGAIALAGVAAELGVVMLTYLDNAYNERKYNDKMNNLEDLKHAVMEGSAQRIRPIFMTVFSTTGGLLPIMWGIGTGAAVMKRIAAPMVGGMVTATILSLVVLPVVYYLWKSREVKQLTKTTGEDQQLTN, from the coding sequence ATGCTACAGAAAATAATTGAACTATCTGTAAATAACCGCTTTATGGTGATTATTGCCAGTATCCTGATACTGGCGGGTGGTACCTACGTGATGTATCAAACACCCGTGGACGCCATTCCCGATCTCAGTGATGTACAGGTCATTGTTTTCACCAAATATCCCGGTCAGGCTCCTCAGGTTGTTGAGGATCAGGTCACCTATCCGCTAACCACTACTATGATGTCGGTACCCAAATCTAAAGTGGTCCGTGGCTATTCATTTTTTGGACTTTCATTTATCTATATCATTTTTGAAGATGATACTGACATGTATTGGGCCCGAAGCCGGGTTCTGGAATACCTTAATACTGCAGGTAGTAGCCTGCCGGAAGGGGTTACGCCCACCCTTGGACCGGATGCAACTGGCGTAGGGTGGGTTTACGAATATGTCTTAGATGGCGGTGATCAGTATGATCTCCAACAACTGCGTTCCATTCAGGATTGGTTCCTGAAGTACGAACTACTCAGTGTGGACGGGGTAGCCGAAGTAGCCAGTGTGGGAGGCCATGTCAAACAGTACCAGGTAGAAGTGGACCCGGATAAACTGTTGGCCTATGACATTCCCCTCTCGAAAGTTAAAATGGCCATCAAGCGCAGTAACAATGACGTAGGCGGCCGCTTGGTAGAAATGAGTGAAACCGAGTTTATGGTTCGGGGAAAAGGATATATTCAATCTGTAGCAGATGTGGAGAATGTACCCATAGGAACCGATGGTAATGGCACCCCTATTCTCGTTAGAAACGTTGCCAACGTACATCTCGGGCCGGATCTGCGCCGCGGTGTAGCCGAGTGGAATGGTGAGGGAGAAGCAGTAGGCGGTGTGGTCATCATGCGGTTTGGGGAAAATGCACTGCAAACTATTGAAAACGTAAAAGCTAAGTTGAAGGAACTTGAAAGCGGTCTGCCGGAAGGGGTAACTATCAAAACGGCCTATGATCGTTCCAACCTGATTAAGCGGGCTATTGAATTCCTGCAGGATAAACTGCTGGAGGAAAGTATATTTGTAGCAATAATAGTAATAATATTCCTATTACATTTCCGAAGTTCACTGGTAATTATTATTAGTCTGCCAATGGGTATTTTGGCAGCCTTCCTGGTAATGTATTTCCAGGGTATAAATGCCAATATTATGTCGCTGGGAGGAATTGCTATTGCCATTGGTGTGATGGTTGATGCTGCCATCGTTATGGTTGAAAATGTCCATAAACACCTCGAACAGGATAGGGGCAAAAAGGATCACTGGAGAATTGTTATTGATGCGTCCAAAGAGGTGGGACCGGCCCTATTTTTCTCTTTGTTGATTATAACGGTGTCGTTTTTCCCGATCTTTGCTTTAGAGGGACAAGAGGGACGTCTTTTCAAACCCTTGGCATTTACCAAAACATATGCCATGGCTGCCGCAGCGCTGCTCTCTGTTACACTGGTACCGGTATTAATGGGCTACTTGATTCGTGGAAAAATTCAACCGGAGCATAAGAATCCAATTACCCGGTTTCTTATCTGGATTTATCGTCCAGTGATCAATTTTGTCCTACGTTTCAAGTGGACTACTGTTTTTGCCTCTGTTGTCATTCTTGGGCTCACGATAATTCCTCTGAATCGTCTTGGCTCTGAGTTTATGCCTCCCATCGAGGAAGGTGACCTTCTCTACATGCCTACAACAGATCCCGGAATCAGTATTACCAAAGCCAAGGAGCTGTTACAACAGACCGATAAAATTATAGCCACCTTTCCTGAAGTAGAATCGGTGTTTGGCAAAGCAGGACGAGCACAAACTTCAACCGATCCGGCACCACTGTCGATGTTTGAAACCATTATCCAGTTAAAACCTGAGGATGAGTGGCGTGAGGGTATGACTATCGACAAGTTAAAGCAAGAGATGGATGCAGCTATCAAAATACCGGGACTTACTAATGCTTGGACCATGCCGATCAAGACACGAATAGATATGTTGTCTACAGGAATAAAAACACCGATTGGCATAAAAGTAACCGGGCCAGATCTTCAAACGCTATCCGATCTCAGTTCGGACATAGCCTCGGTAGTACGAGATGTCCCAGGAACCTTGAGTGTCTTCGCTGACAAGACCACGGGTGGTAATTACCTGGACTTCAATATCGACCGTAAAGAAGCTGCCCGGTATGGACTTACGACCGGTGATGTACAAGATGTAATCCAATCTGCCATCGGTGGTATGAACGTAACAGAAACTGTGGAAGGACTCGAACGCTATCCGGTCAACGTACGGTATGCCCGGGAGACCCGTGAAAACCTGACGGATCTTGGACGGGTGTTAATCCCCACTCCTTCCGGTGCTCAAATACCCATTGAATACGTAGCCGACCTGCAGATCCGCAAAGACGCACCTGTGATTAAAACCGAGAATGCCCGCTATTCCAGCTGGATTTATGTGGACTTAACTACTTCTGATCTCGGAAACTATGTAAACCAAGCCCGACAAACCGTGGAAGAACGACTGGACATGCCTTCCGGGTATAGCCTAACCTGGAGTGGGCAATATGAATACATGGAGAGGGCCAAAAAGCGCCTTCAGGTGGTAGTACCAATCACCTTGCTGATTATTTTTCTGCTGTTATACTTCAACTTTAAAAATCTACAGGAGAGTATAATTGTGCTGCTGACATTACCCTTCTCGCTGGTAGGTTCGTTCTGGCTCATGTATATCCTGGGGTATAACCTGAGTGTGGCTGTGGGTGTTGGTGCCATTGCATTGGCAGGAGTAGCTGCTGAACTTGGCGTGGTTATGCTTACCTATCTCGACAATGCTTACAACGAACGCAAATATAATGACAAAATGAACAACCTTGAAGACCTTAAGCATGCTGTTATGGAAGGCTCAGCCCAACGTATACGGCCGATATTTATGACCGTCTTTTCTACCACCGGCGGGCTGCTACCTATAATGTGGGGTATAGGAACTGGTGCAGCTGTAATGAAGCGTATTGCTGCACCTATGGTTGGAGGTATGGTTACTGCAACCATACTCAGCTTAGTTGTACTCCCAGTGGTGTACTACCTCTGGAAGAGTCGAGAAGTGAAACAACTGACAAAAACAACGGGCGAAGATCAACAATTAACTAATTGA